The following proteins come from a genomic window of Pelagicoccus albus:
- a CDS encoding type II secretion system F family protein produces the protein MSKFRFVAIDEAGKERSGLVEAPSRQAAVKQIRGYGLTPARVSVVKSPGSTGSSETSENSKTGKVGKKPMYFGSAVKKKALAEFTRKLATLLQAGLTLIRSLEVLKDQEKNVVFRWILGSIIESIQSGSTFSDALAAFPKEFDFLYVNMARAGEASGMLETSLARLATYLEKTERMKSRLASAMTYPTVVMILSVMIVTGLLIFVVPSFKQIFIDEIGEDKMPKLTEYVLFVSEFLVAYWYMVLAAIIGLVVGKKAFGATGPGRSFYDWLKLRFVGVGELCTKIYVIRFSRTLGTLIESSVPILEALRITRDACGNKHVMDAVESVRNRVKDGEGIAATLEVTKIFPTMVTSMVEVGEETGDLPEMLVQIADVYDEEVDNSISSLTAMVQPLMIVVLAGAVVLIVLALFLPFLSIMQSFGNT, from the coding sequence ATGTCGAAATTTAGATTCGTAGCGATAGACGAGGCTGGTAAAGAGCGAAGCGGGTTGGTGGAAGCACCGTCTCGACAGGCGGCGGTAAAACAAATCCGCGGCTATGGCCTAACGCCTGCCAGAGTATCCGTCGTCAAATCTCCAGGCTCTACCGGCAGTTCGGAAACTTCGGAAAATTCCAAGACCGGAAAAGTCGGCAAGAAGCCGATGTACTTTGGTTCCGCGGTAAAGAAGAAAGCTTTGGCGGAATTCACTCGGAAGCTGGCGACGCTTCTGCAAGCGGGGCTCACTTTGATTCGCTCGCTAGAGGTGCTGAAGGATCAAGAGAAAAACGTGGTCTTTCGCTGGATTCTCGGAAGCATAATCGAGAGTATCCAATCGGGCAGTACCTTTTCCGACGCTCTGGCTGCCTTCCCCAAAGAGTTTGATTTTCTCTACGTGAATATGGCTCGGGCCGGTGAAGCGAGCGGGATGCTCGAAACTTCGCTCGCTCGCTTGGCGACCTATTTGGAAAAGACGGAACGTATGAAAAGTCGTCTCGCCTCCGCCATGACTTACCCAACCGTAGTCATGATCCTTTCGGTGATGATTGTTACCGGGCTACTGATCTTTGTGGTGCCCAGCTTCAAGCAGATATTTATCGATGAAATCGGCGAGGATAAGATGCCGAAGCTGACGGAGTATGTCTTGTTCGTTAGCGAATTCCTAGTCGCCTATTGGTACATGGTGCTGGCCGCCATAATTGGTCTCGTCGTGGGCAAAAAGGCGTTTGGGGCGACGGGGCCGGGGAGGAGTTTCTACGATTGGTTGAAACTTCGCTTCGTCGGAGTGGGGGAGCTTTGCACGAAGATCTACGTTATCCGCTTCTCGAGAACTTTGGGTACTTTGATCGAGAGTAGCGTACCGATATTGGAGGCTCTGCGGATCACTCGAGACGCTTGCGGAAACAAGCACGTCATGGATGCGGTGGAGAGCGTGCGAAACCGCGTTAAAGATGGGGAGGGGATCGCCGCGACTTTGGAAGTGACCAAGATTTTTCCCACCATGGTGACCAGTATGGTCGAAGTCGGTGAAGAGACGGGAGACTTGCCAGAAATGCTGGTACAGATCGCAGACGTCTACGACGAGGAAGTGGATAACTCGATTTCCAGTCTGACGGCCATGGTTCAGCCGCTGATGATTGTGGTGCTGGCAGGGGCGGTGGTTCTGATCGTTCTGGCCCTCTTTCTGCCGTTCCTCTCCATCATGCAGAGTTTCGGTAATACCTAG
- the rsmA gene encoding 16S rRNA (adenine(1518)-N(6)/adenine(1519)-N(6))-dimethyltransferase RsmA: protein MPLSPTQTRELLEQLGHRPRKQLGQNFLIDGNIVRKSLELAGVSEGDHVVEIGPGLGTLTQALHDAGAIVHAVEFDPTLGAHIERLSENLPNLHLVKGDALDFPLGDLPEEISDYKIVANLPYAISTPWMASVLESRLPSVMTLMLQKEAAQRYAAKAGTKQFGAISIFLHAAFDVLPGHDVSGSCFYPKPDVGSTLLHLRRKAEPFRFSPESIQLIREIFQQRRKQISSLLRKAKNETASRWLAKLEQAGIAPNARPEQIDTESWIALEKV from the coding sequence ATGCCTCTCTCCCCGACACAGACTCGCGAATTACTCGAGCAATTGGGACACCGCCCGCGCAAGCAATTGGGACAGAATTTCCTCATCGACGGAAACATCGTTCGCAAGTCTTTGGAACTGGCAGGCGTGTCCGAGGGGGATCACGTGGTAGAGATTGGTCCTGGCCTAGGAACCCTGACTCAAGCCTTGCACGACGCGGGTGCCATTGTCCACGCCGTCGAATTCGACCCGACTCTCGGGGCCCATATCGAGAGACTTTCAGAAAATCTGCCCAACCTTCACCTCGTCAAAGGCGACGCATTGGATTTCCCCTTGGGCGATCTGCCTGAGGAGATTTCCGACTACAAAATCGTAGCCAACCTGCCCTACGCCATCTCGACTCCCTGGATGGCTTCCGTCTTGGAAAGTCGGCTTCCCAGCGTGATGACCTTGATGCTGCAAAAAGAGGCGGCCCAACGCTACGCCGCCAAAGCGGGAACCAAACAGTTCGGAGCGATCAGCATCTTCCTGCACGCAGCCTTTGATGTTCTGCCAGGACACGACGTTTCCGGTTCCTGCTTTTATCCCAAGCCCGATGTGGGATCGACTTTGCTGCATCTCCGCCGAAAAGCGGAACCCTTCCGCTTCAGTCCCGAAAGCATTCAACTGATTCGCGAAATCTTCCAACAACGCCGCAAGCAGATTTCCTCCCTTTTGCGCAAAGCGAAAAATGAAACGGCCTCCCGTTGGCTCGCGAAACTAGAACAGGCGGGCATCGCTCCCAATGCCCGTCCTGAACAAATCGATACCGAGAGCTGGATTGCCCTCGAAAAAGTTTAG
- a CDS encoding indole-3-glycerol phosphate synthase TrpC yields MDKLTEIMNWKAQEIADRIREVSASELEAFAGQAAARGSFIEALRAPEKLAVISEIKRRSPSAGQIKDLGPSVEQAEKYLSAGGDCLSILTDQKYFGGELADLSSVTEIFRNSGNGIPCLRKDFMIHPIQVLEAAQAGASAILIIVRALSDSQMMALRKAADLAGLDSLYEIHSEPELERAVAQDAKIIGVNNRDLAVFKTDLAFSERLIPLFPKDVVAVSESGIWTKEDAARARACGAKAILVGEALMKAPDTAALMNDFHQA; encoded by the coding sequence ATGGACAAACTCACAGAAATCATGAACTGGAAGGCCCAGGAGATCGCGGATCGCATTCGCGAGGTGTCTGCCAGCGAACTCGAAGCATTCGCCGGACAAGCGGCGGCCCGTGGCTCATTCATCGAAGCCCTGAGAGCACCGGAGAAATTAGCCGTCATTTCCGAGATCAAGCGCCGCTCCCCCTCTGCCGGGCAAATCAAAGACCTCGGCCCTTCCGTCGAACAGGCTGAAAAATACCTTTCCGCAGGCGGCGACTGCCTTTCCATCCTTACCGACCAGAAATACTTCGGCGGCGAGCTGGCCGACCTTTCTTCGGTCACCGAAATATTCAGAAACTCCGGAAATGGGATCCCCTGCCTGCGTAAGGATTTCATGATCCACCCCATCCAGGTTTTGGAAGCGGCCCAAGCGGGCGCGTCTGCCATCCTGATTATCGTACGCGCCTTGAGCGATTCGCAGATGATGGCCCTCCGCAAAGCCGCGGACCTCGCGGGGCTCGACTCACTCTACGAAATCCATTCCGAGCCGGAGTTAGAGCGTGCCGTCGCTCAGGATGCTAAAATCATCGGCGTAAACAACCGAGACCTCGCCGTTTTCAAAACCGACCTCGCCTTCTCCGAACGCCTCATCCCGCTTTTCCCGAAGGATGTGGTTGCAGTATCGGAGAGTGGAATTTGGACCAAAGAGGATGCCGCCCGAGCGCGCGCTTGCGGAGCCAAAGCGATCCTTGTGGGCGAAGCGCTCATGAAAGCTCCGGACACCGCCGCGTTGATGAACGATTTCCATCAAGCGTAG
- a CDS encoding DUF3347 domain-containing protein: MKKLILSLVAALAAVSSLQAHCGSCGVGGDAEHAASCENCPAEQLEGYYATQKGLANDDLAAAKKGADAFLAHAETMGCNSGEDSCCSTEMDAASTISGASDIAAARVAFKDWSDALLGKLEKSGLGEGVAYKMHCPMAFENKGADWIQGSKDLRNPYYGSMMLTCGFVSETISAKDASGCSCPEGECSCESCDGESCKMPASKEGSHSMHH; this comes from the coding sequence ATGAAAAAACTAATCCTATCACTCGTGGCGGCTCTCGCTGCCGTATCCAGTCTTCAAGCTCACTGCGGAAGTTGCGGTGTGGGTGGAGACGCCGAGCATGCCGCCTCCTGCGAAAATTGCCCCGCCGAGCAGTTGGAGGGCTACTACGCCACTCAAAAGGGACTTGCGAACGATGACCTCGCCGCAGCGAAAAAGGGTGCGGACGCGTTTCTGGCCCATGCGGAAACCATGGGATGTAACAGCGGCGAGGATAGTTGTTGTTCAACTGAAATGGACGCAGCTTCTACAATATCCGGAGCCTCCGACATCGCAGCGGCCCGAGTCGCTTTTAAAGATTGGTCCGACGCACTGCTGGGCAAATTGGAGAAATCCGGACTAGGCGAAGGAGTTGCTTACAAGATGCACTGTCCCATGGCCTTCGAGAACAAAGGAGCGGACTGGATCCAAGGTTCCAAGGATCTTCGCAACCCTTACTACGGCTCCATGATGCTGACCTGCGGATTTGTGTCCGAAACGATCTCTGCTAAGGATGCGTCTGGGTGCTCATGTCCCGAGGGAGAGTGTTCTTGCGAATCGTGTGATGGCGAAAGCTGCAAGATGCCCGCATCCAAAGAAGGCTCTCATTCCATGCATCACTAA
- a CDS encoding DUF192 domain-containing protein, translated as MRKSEKNEEHSGACFGLHFRESFALAPPTLELETHLRMNSISKTCFAFLIFALTGLMASCSADASKKKEMPTHLQVGEKNITIEFALTHAQQAKGLMYRDGIEDDHGMLFVYKAPQRMSYWMKNVDFPIDIGFFTADGVLREVYPLYAQDTLSRKSIRDDMMYALEVRHKWFSDNNIRPGAKLDLETVRQAVAASSGN; from the coding sequence GTGAGAAAATCTGAAAAAAACGAAGAACACTCCGGCGCCTGTTTCGGTCTTCACTTTCGCGAAAGCTTCGCGCTTGCCCCTCCGACTTTGGAGCTAGAAACTCACCTCCGCATGAATTCGATTTCCAAGACTTGCTTCGCCTTTTTGATCTTCGCCCTCACCGGGCTGATGGCCTCCTGCTCTGCAGACGCATCCAAGAAAAAGGAAATGCCGACTCACCTCCAGGTGGGCGAAAAAAACATCACCATCGAATTCGCACTGACCCACGCCCAGCAGGCCAAAGGCCTCATGTATCGCGACGGCATCGAAGACGACCATGGAATGCTCTTTGTCTACAAGGCTCCGCAAAGGATGTCGTACTGGATGAAGAACGTCGATTTCCCCATCGACATCGGTTTCTTCACGGCAGACGGAGTACTTCGCGAAGTTTATCCGCTCTATGCCCAAGATACTTTGTCTCGTAAATCGATTCGCGACGACATGATGTACGCTCTTGAGGTGCGCCACAAGTGGTTTAGCGACAACAACATTCGCCCTGGAGCTAAGCTAGACCTAGAAACAGTGAGGCAGGCTGTCGCCGCGTCTTCGGGCAACTAA
- the mazG gene encoding nucleoside triphosphate pyrophosphohydrolase produces the protein MFFWPLMRAELDRELLWAGAVFFMPPVSSIEELQETMARLRGPGGCPWDIEQDHQSLAQCLVDECSELLETIDKLDMDHMREELGDVLLQVVFHAQLAKEKGHFDFEAVAAEINEKLIRRHPHVFGDVDLENSEQVLTQWDAIKATEKAGKPVSSSPFKDLPPALPALLFAYDVFKQIKKKAIPVGESVDMDAIEAMAAELDEEAAGHILFEIAAACRLKGIDPESAVRKFARRVMAESEELTEDTKEEKIV, from the coding sequence ATGTTTTTTTGGCCCTTGATGCGGGCGGAGCTTGATCGGGAATTGCTATGGGCAGGAGCAGTGTTCTTCATGCCACCCGTGAGCTCAATTGAAGAATTGCAGGAAACGATGGCCCGTCTTCGCGGACCGGGCGGATGCCCATGGGATATCGAACAAGACCACCAGTCTCTGGCCCAGTGCCTGGTCGATGAGTGCAGCGAATTGCTGGAGACGATCGATAAGCTCGATATGGACCACATGCGGGAGGAGCTCGGTGACGTGCTGCTGCAAGTCGTGTTTCACGCCCAATTGGCCAAGGAAAAGGGTCACTTCGATTTCGAAGCGGTTGCCGCGGAGATCAACGAAAAGCTGATCCGCCGGCATCCCCACGTTTTTGGAGATGTGGATCTTGAAAATTCCGAACAAGTATTGACGCAATGGGACGCGATCAAAGCGACTGAGAAGGCAGGCAAACCAGTGAGCTCCTCGCCGTTTAAGGATCTGCCACCCGCTTTGCCTGCTTTGCTTTTCGCATACGACGTCTTCAAGCAGATCAAGAAAAAGGCCATCCCGGTCGGAGAGAGTGTAGACATGGACGCTATCGAAGCCATGGCTGCGGAATTGGACGAAGAAGCGGCCGGACATATCCTTTTCGAAATCGCTGCCGCTTGCCGCCTGAAAGGGATCGATCCGGAAAGCGCGGTGCGGAAATTTGCCCGAAGAGTCATGGCGGAAAGCGAAGAGCTGACCGAAGACACGAAGGAAGAAAAGATCGTTTGA
- a CDS encoding GspE/PulE family protein has protein sequence MYRYHNQAVYDLCQIHSLIDGPTLDRLQAKLGAEDRSLAELVIGEGKVSRSVFLDTVASYLGIERLKDAPYDIPIEIIDLIDPALARMHGVVPVDGNERQITIVTTDPFNTSVIDDVAFAVNRDVRLRLLDPKTVNELLDVYYRPKNVDYTGILEEIDLSEVAGVDDISPDDLLGMAGETPIIRFVNLVLAQAIKDKASDIHFEPFEKEFKIRYRIDGALYEMSPPPRELAVPIISRVKILGDLNIAERRVPQDGKVRLVVAGRHVDLRVSTLPTQFGESVVLRVLDQGTTQLELTSLGMPEDVLHSVEAGIGRPNGIFISTGPTGSGKTTTLYSCLKRLNRVDSKLMTAEDPIEYEIDGIMQVGVNPNIGLTFASTLKSFLRQDPDVIMVGEIRDLDTAQIAIQASLTGHLVLSTLHTNDSAGAVTRLMDMGVEPFLISSSLEAVLAQRLLRKICPGCKRAYLPDHALLKQLELEPAILQQKEFFQGTGCTACANTGYSGRLGIFEMLSISESIRELISEGRPAVAIREQAINNGMRTLREDGLRNIFTGVTTVDEVIRYS, from the coding sequence ATGTATCGGTACCACAATCAAGCGGTCTATGACCTATGCCAAATCCACAGTCTGATCGACGGTCCTACCCTGGATCGCTTGCAGGCAAAGCTGGGGGCCGAAGATCGTTCGCTTGCGGAGCTCGTTATCGGAGAAGGGAAGGTTAGCCGGTCTGTCTTTTTGGATACGGTGGCGAGCTACCTCGGAATCGAGAGACTGAAAGATGCTCCTTACGATATCCCGATTGAGATTATAGATTTGATCGATCCGGCCTTGGCGAGGATGCATGGAGTCGTCCCGGTCGATGGAAACGAGCGGCAAATTACCATCGTAACCACCGACCCTTTTAACACTTCGGTGATCGATGATGTCGCTTTTGCGGTGAATCGGGATGTGCGTCTTCGCTTGCTCGATCCGAAGACGGTTAACGAATTACTGGATGTTTACTATCGGCCGAAGAACGTCGACTACACCGGTATCCTCGAGGAGATCGACTTGTCTGAGGTCGCTGGAGTAGACGACATCAGTCCAGACGATCTGCTTGGAATGGCAGGCGAGACGCCCATTATCCGTTTTGTCAATTTGGTCCTTGCTCAAGCCATCAAGGACAAGGCTTCGGATATCCACTTCGAGCCCTTCGAAAAGGAATTCAAGATCCGCTACCGGATCGATGGAGCCCTCTACGAAATGTCTCCACCACCGCGTGAGCTCGCGGTGCCGATTATTTCCCGCGTAAAGATTTTGGGAGATCTAAACATAGCGGAGCGACGTGTCCCCCAAGACGGTAAGGTCCGTCTTGTAGTGGCAGGACGGCATGTTGATCTACGTGTATCCACACTTCCGACACAGTTTGGGGAAAGTGTGGTACTCCGCGTCTTGGACCAAGGAACCACGCAGCTCGAATTGACTTCCCTTGGTATGCCTGAGGACGTTTTGCACTCAGTCGAAGCAGGTATCGGCCGTCCTAATGGCATTTTCATTTCGACGGGGCCCACCGGGTCGGGAAAAACCACCACCTTGTACAGCTGCTTGAAGCGACTGAACCGAGTCGATTCAAAGCTCATGACGGCGGAAGACCCGATCGAGTACGAGATAGACGGTATCATGCAGGTGGGAGTTAATCCCAACATTGGGCTAACTTTTGCCAGTACATTGAAGTCCTTTCTACGCCAAGATCCGGACGTCATTATGGTAGGGGAAATCCGTGATTTGGATACGGCTCAAATCGCGATCCAAGCTTCCCTGACCGGACACTTAGTGCTCAGCACTCTACACACCAACGATTCCGCTGGCGCCGTAACGCGATTAATGGATATGGGAGTGGAGCCGTTTCTTATTTCCTCCTCTTTGGAGGCAGTTCTTGCTCAACGTTTGCTCCGCAAGATATGCCCCGGCTGCAAACGCGCTTATCTGCCAGATCACGCCTTGCTAAAGCAGTTGGAGTTAGAGCCTGCGATATTGCAGCAAAAGGAGTTCTTTCAAGGCACTGGCTGTACCGCTTGCGCCAATACAGGCTACAGCGGCCGGCTAGGGATATTTGAAATGTTGTCCATTTCGGAGTCCATTCGCGAATTAATTAGTGAAGGTAGGCCAGCGGTAGCCATTCGCGAACAGGCCATCAACAACGGGATGCGTACCCTGCGGGAAGATGGGCTGCGGAATATTTTTACCGGTGTCACTACGGTGGATGAGGTGATACGTTACTCGTAA
- a CDS encoding tyrosine recombinase XerC translates to MSESEKWRSKWVAPFLRHLSGERRLSAYTVRNYETALEAFFEFLDSCGKWQGKLEKVNLREARDFVIEQQNRVSRRTVHNYVSGLRTFFKYWIRQGMLEANPLNGLSLPKLPKKLPAFMTEKQVKRLLDGPMLALENESITPYQAWRDRLVLELLYGAGFRVSELCDLTYGQISFDEGVARIVGKGGKSRICPLGRVAIAVLEKWRREFAVGTAYLDPVILSNKRVKWSPRGIQLLLKKYLALADLPHDLTPHKIRHSYATHLLDNGADLRLVQELLGHAKLSTTQIYTHVNIGRLKQAFDQAHPRA, encoded by the coding sequence ATGAGCGAATCCGAAAAGTGGCGAAGCAAATGGGTCGCTCCCTTTTTGCGTCACTTATCCGGCGAGCGTCGTCTTTCCGCGTATACAGTTCGCAACTACGAAACCGCCTTGGAGGCGTTTTTCGAGTTTTTGGATAGTTGCGGTAAATGGCAGGGAAAGCTGGAAAAGGTTAACCTGCGTGAAGCGAGAGACTTCGTCATCGAGCAGCAAAACCGCGTTTCGCGTCGCACGGTTCACAACTACGTATCCGGGCTGCGTACTTTCTTCAAATACTGGATACGCCAGGGGATGCTGGAAGCGAACCCGCTCAATGGGCTCTCGCTACCGAAGCTCCCCAAAAAGTTGCCTGCCTTCATGACCGAAAAGCAGGTCAAACGCCTTTTAGACGGTCCCATGCTGGCTTTGGAGAATGAATCGATAACGCCTTATCAAGCTTGGCGTGATCGGCTGGTTCTAGAGTTGCTCTACGGAGCGGGATTCCGAGTCAGCGAGTTGTGCGATTTGACCTATGGGCAGATTAGTTTTGATGAGGGCGTGGCCCGTATCGTAGGGAAGGGCGGGAAGTCGCGGATTTGCCCTCTGGGTCGGGTCGCGATTGCGGTATTGGAGAAGTGGAGACGCGAGTTCGCAGTGGGAACGGCTTATTTGGATCCAGTGATCTTGAGCAACAAACGAGTCAAGTGGAGCCCTCGCGGAATCCAGCTTCTGCTCAAGAAGTACCTCGCCTTGGCTGATTTGCCGCACGATCTGACGCCCCACAAAATCCGCCACTCCTACGCCACCCATTTGCTTGATAATGGGGCGGATCTGCGGCTTGTGCAGGAGTTGCTCGGGCATGCCAAGCTCTCCACCACCCAGATCTACACTCATGTAAATATTGGGCGGCTCAAACAGGCATTCGACCAGGCTCATCCACGAGCATGA